In Astatotilapia calliptera chromosome 23, fAstCal1.2, whole genome shotgun sequence, a genomic segment contains:
- the il12rb2 gene encoding interleukin-12 receptor subunit beta-2, translating to MLQLRSVFVAVAVLAVQLCIGDKSCVIRSSTDSVVQLGSSFEVFCIFNLMCTGSMYSGQGPTKQKHKALNSTTIHFKVVNITENRTYSCHCENRKDLDPCGLDISAGYLPDHPKNISCIYKIVKNESGVVVCIWNRGRDTNLRNSSALWVKGVSGSHSAGSTSYKVSDKGTELLSVNFTVSRSVELISVWVQTENPLGSANSSIINYTLSKIVMPSTPVLGKPECYSRKCIMKVEQPVRTQHLEIQYRAEKQTWTTYQDSVVQMNSSHWSISSLEPYRLYHFRARSKFSTGLWSEWSTNIYAWTQEESPAKELDVWLASDFKHMKVYWKEMNVSVSRGKILGYELSISSFSVITNVSANERSCLVELCASCDVTVRARNSKGLSPPARVTTRRTEAKSPNNLQVTANNSNITISWTKPETAPPPTTYVVEWYPDGNKLEELRWVRLGENKNHAVISDVHPYECYDGAVYVLYNESSISWKFKGVATLESAPEAAPRVQEKVEGRNNVNITWSELDRSQRRGCITKYTIYLETMGNTKIYSTPASERTYIIKDLPPAEYRLWMSASTAAGDGPAGQKIKFFIAHDTQAFLLPVCIISSVAVVILVCLYQNSTVKQRSWELFQCFMLDVVPDPANSKWAKEYTQDKGNMNLPLPPCSSSEPREEEKLILVNVEELPKQNSESRKPILRMSPSTRLSSETEPESVIPTTYIKSLSHDSDSSDHTHTSLDTTVDYISSHEPGNLDEEDDEEKCGEFLDMPFISNHNIFIEPLVFGGKLTLDAVKIDCSDFFQNA from the exons ATGTTGCAGTTACGGTCGGTCTTCGTCGCCGTTGCCGTGCTGGCCGTGCAGCTTTGCATTG GTGACAAATCCTGCGTCATCAGGTCGAGTACTGACTCTGTAGTGCAGCTAGGCTCCAGTTTTGAGGTGTTCTGCATCTTTAACCTGATGTGTACGGGTTCCATGTACAGTGGCCAAGGTCCCacaaagcagaaacacaaagcacTGAATTCTACAACCATACATTTTAAGGTGGTGAACataacagagaacagaacatacagCTGTCACTGTGAGAACCGTAAAGATCTGGACCCCTGTGGACTTGACATCTCAGCTGGAT ACCTACCAGATCACCCTAAAAACATTTCATGCATCTACAAAATCGTAAAGAATGAAAGTGGAGTTGTGGTCTGCATTTGGAACAGAGGACGGGACACTAATCTTCGAAACAGTTCAGCGCTTTG GGTGAAGGGGGTCTCTGGAAGTCACTCGGCTGGATCAACGTCATACAAAGTCTCCGATAAGGGAACCGAGTTGCTGTCGGTGAATTTCACTGTCTCCAGATCAGTCGAGCTCATCTCAGTGTGGGTTCAAACTGAAAACCCACTGGGTTCTGCAAACTCGTCCatcattaactacacactcagtAAAATTG TGATGCCGTCGACTCCCGTTCTGGGCAAGCCAGAGTGCTACTCCCGGAAGTGCATCATGAAAGTGGAGCAGCCTGTGAGGACTCAGCACTTGGAGATCCAGTACAGGGCAGAAAAGCAGACATGGACAACTTATCAGGACTCA GTTGTGCAGATGAATTCCTCCCACTGGTCCATCTCTTCTCTGGAGCCCTACAGGTTGTACCATTTCAGAGCCAGATCTAAATTCAGCACCGGCCTGTGGAGTGAGTGGAGCACAAACATTTACGCATGGACTCAAGAGGAAT ccccTGCCAAAGAGCTGGATGTGTGGCTTGCATCTGATTTTAAACACATGAAAGTTTACTGGAAG GAGATGAACGTTTCCGTCTCTAGAGGGAAGATCCTAGGATATGAACTCAGCATTTCTAGCTTTAGTGTCATCACCAACGTCAGTGCCAATGAAAGGAGTTGTCTAGTTGAACTTTGTGCCAGCTGTGATGTGACAGTGAGGGCTCGCAACTCCAAAGGGCTGTCCCCTCCTGCCAGAGTAACAACCCGTCGTactgaag CCAAATCCCCTAACAACTTACAAGTAACAGCCAACAACTCCAATATCACCATCTCCTGGACAAAACCTGAAACTGCACCACCACCGACCACATATGTAGTGGAGTGGTACCCAGATGGCAACAAGTTGGAGGAGCTCAGATGGGTCAGGCTGGGCGAGAACAAAAACCACGCTGTCATTTCAG ATGTCCACCCATATGAGTGCTATGACGGAGCGGTGTATGTGCTCTATAATGAGAGTTCCATTAGTTGGAAATTTAAAGGTGTTGCCACTTTGGAGTCAG CTCCAGAAGCCGCCCCACGTGTCCAAGAGAAGGTTGAGGGAAGAAACAACGTGAACATTACCTGGAGTGAGCTTGACAGGAGTCAGCGCAGGGGTTGCATTACCAAGTATACTATCTATTTGGAGACCATGGGGAACACTAAAATCT ACTCTACGCCAGCATCAGAGAGGACGTATATAATTAAAGACCTGCCTCCAGCAGAGTACAGACTGTGGATGAGTGCTTCAACAGCTGCAGGAGATGGTCCTGCAGGTCAAAAGATCAAGTTCTTCATTGCAC atgacacccaagcGTTCCTCCTACCGGTGTGTATTATCAGCTCCGTGGCTGTGGTGATTCTTGTGTGTTTGTACCAGAACTCAACCGTAAAGCAAAG GTCTTGggagctttttcagtgtttcatgCTAGATGTTGTGCCAGATCCTGCAAACAGCAAGTGGGCCAAAGAGTATACCCAAGACAAG GGCAACATGAACCTGCCGCTCCCACCATGCAGCTCCAGTGAACCCAGGGAGGAAGAAAAGCTCATCCTGGTGAATGTGGAGGAGCTACCCAAGCAGAACAGTGAATCTAGAAAACCAATCTTGCGTATGTCTCCTTCAACCAGGCTGAGCTCTGAGACTGAGCCGGAGTCGGTCATTCCAACCACGTACATTAAGAGTTTGTCCCACGACTCAGACAGCTCCGATCACACGCACACGTCTCTGGACACAACTGTTGATTATATTTCATCACACGAGCCTGGAAATTTGGACGAGGAAGATGATGAGGAGAAATGTGGAGAGTTTCTGGACATGCCTTTCATCTCCAATCACAACATCTTCATAGAGCCGCTGGTGTTTGGAGGGAAGCTGACTCTGGATGCAGTGAAAATTGACTGCAGTGACTTCTTTCAAAACGCTTAG